The following DNA comes from Erigeron canadensis isolate Cc75 chromosome 3, C_canadensis_v1, whole genome shotgun sequence.
aaattgtaaatatttatctttaaatttattactcgtattttttttataatctaaTTAAGGAGCCGTCGAGGCATTCACGAGGAAGTGCTTATTTCATAAGAAAGGAATTTTTAGCTTAAGAATAATTATTTAATGGTGCATTCTGACAATGAAGCATATATGACGTATCATACTTTTAAATTCCTTTCATATGGTAGTGTTCTCAACTTACGTTTGTTTGTTATTAGAACCTCTAGTTATTTCAAAATCCGGCTGTTTTCGGCAGCCCTAAATgtcaaacatacatataattatagttatactttaatttaatataatgtaTAGTAATAAATATTTCTAAAATCCATAAATCTAAACATTTTGAATCAATATATCTATTGATACATGGATTTTACCTTTAACTTTGTACCATATCAATTCTGTTATTCTTTGTATACTATGTCTATGTAAACATTTCAAGTGAATATCTTGATTTCGATATACATACGACAATCATAAAAAGAATATGACATGATAAAAATCATTAGTTTTATTCCGTATGGATTTTTCTTTAAGCTCTTTCTGCGTATAAAATTATTTGATGTATAAAATAACCTATTTAACTTATTTCAGTCAATAAATTCAAATGAGAATATTCCCTTCATTATAGTAATGAAATAGTgttgatatatatgtaattcaCTTGATAGGGATTTCAAACATttgctattttaattttaacttttgatttaccATGGGTTAACACTAGATTTTTAAACATGTATATCAATTTAGTCacacttattatttttatttcactaGGTAAATTACACTCTATGATACTCCTTTTATAGCTATATATGAGTTATATCTAGataaacatttaaatatttGACAATCGTAAGAGTATTTAtccattatttttcttttttcaatacTAGTAACAAGTTTTATTGACATCCATAGCAAGAACGACCCAAGACTTTATTCCACCTTGATTTACCACAACCATTTAGAAATGAACCCTTTGACCAAACCTTTTTGAGGATTGGATATTGACCCTTCTAGAAACCATTGAACCAAAAAAACCCACAAGCCCATGGGCCCACAACAAAACCGGAATTCTTGGCTTATTGAACCAAGgcacatatttataaataaaacccCACCTCTTTACTAACTATTCCTATACACACACACTAAAATATTTATCTACTtgaacatataattttttttttttttttgtttcttgttgATATGAATATGATAGGAAGCTCTTTCCGGTTAACTAATCCTTCAAATCCAACAGGATCTTCCACAAGAATGTTTTCAAGTAAAGCTATTCTCGAGACAAAGCCAAGGGTAGTCGAGCAGACGACGTTCAAGAGACCAAATAGTCTATATGAAGTTCTACGTGTTGAAAGAAATGCTACACCTCTAGAGATTAAGACTGCTTATCGTAGTTTGGCTAAGATTTACCATCCGGATGCTTTAGAATTCAAGCAACAGGATGATCAAGATTTTATTGAAATTCATAACGCTTATGCTACGTTGTCTGATCCTGAAGCACGAGCTGTGTATGATCAAAAATGTAGACGAAAAACAGGATTATACACGAATGGATTCAACACAACTCGACGATGGGAGACTGACCAGTGCTGGTAGATTTACTAGGAACAAGAAAGTTATAACCAATTCAGGAACCAGAAAAAAAATGTGACCATTCATGGATATTACATGCCTCCTCTTTTTGGCCTTTTCTTTTGGTCTTTTTTCTCTAATATGTTGTCTGGGATGTCAAGGTATGAGATATAAAATAATCTAATTGCttctataataattaatttaatgaaaataattcaTATTGTATTGTCACTGCTAGCTAGTGTACAAAGTAAATTAGAAGTTTTGCCGTTTTGGTACTAGATATAATGAGtgatacatatatttttgttcaaaagtatttaaaaaCTTAATTAGATGATTTTAACTATTGTAGGTAATTAATTTGTATCTAAGTTTGATTGTGTTAATTACTTCAAGAAAACCAATTAAACCAAGCTATTCAGGTGTATCTAGACAaggcttcttcttctttttttttttccaatttttttttttatcaatggAGCGAGTACTAGTTTATAGAGAATTTGACGGTTTTGATTAATTTCACCCACTAAAAAAGAAGAGGGGCCGTAAAACCAAATGATATCAAACTTTTACAAAAGTGAAACCGTTACTGTTATAAAAGTAGTCCGATCGTTTTAGTAGTAAAATACAATAATtcattatgcataatatcaacTTTAAACCCCACCAACAAAAGTAACTTATAAGGGAAATGATCGATCCAACAGTACTTCATATCTAGCTTTGGGTCCCCTATGTGATGTTTCAATGGAAACATAGTTAAACGTTCATCATGTGAATCGTTCTAATTAATATTAAGTGGTGATTTTGAGATATCCATTTTGGGTTTGATCACATTTCACCCATTTTAACTATTGATATCTTCCCACCTTGCACCGATTCTTTCTATCCCTCAACTGATCACGGTCACATCTTTTTTGCGAAAAGATTCTACTACAAAAATTAAACGGACCCGTATGCCACATAacaattttatttgaaaaataaatggtggggaataaaaaatattatatacaacaacaacaacggtaTTCAATCCCGGCGAGTACCCGGGATTTGAGGGAGATGTGACGTAGACAGTCTTACTCCTACCCAATGGTAGAGAGACTGTTTcctaaggacctccggcctagGGATTACCCTTggaaaaatattatatacaacCTCTCAAAAtacaacaaaacaaacaaacgcGCGTGAAGGTTGACTCAATACCATGATTCGTTTTGCTAGCTATGTGAAGAAACAATCACTAATATTTGGAAACAAGAAACACCCACAAATTGCATAAAAAAAACACCATAATGCTCGCCACTTTTCTCCTCTATCTATTTCACAAAACATTAATAGTATTTGAAGCGAATTTCGTTACAAATTtgtattggatatatatatatatatatatatattatcacacATAAAAACATCGAAGGATCTATCTTAGTATAAATGAGGACATGTTGTTTGATGATATGCATTACATGTGTATGCTTGGTAATCGTGGGAACAATACtcggtttggtttttggtttcGATATATACAACCAAGAAATcgagaagataaagaacatcgTCCATTATTCTCAACCTCACCCTTCGTATTCTTCGCATTTCATTAGTGGCAGGCCCTTTCGTTCTCCTCCCCCGCTCTAAATAATGGGGTTGAAATACGTGTGTATGATGTAATTAACTTGTCAAATTTCGACGTTATTCTTTTGGATTATATGTACTCtatacaataataacaattatattatacgccgtttaattttcattttttattgaaATTATGAACTCGATGCTTTTTGGATTAAGATATATACAACAACATATATGTTTACAGTATGTAAGTTTTAACAATCTGTCCAATTGTAATATTTAAGTGCGATAAAAA
Coding sequences within:
- the LOC122594614 gene encoding chaperone protein dnaJ 11, chloroplastic-like — protein: MNMIGSSFRLTNPSNPTGSSTRMFSSKAILETKPRVVEQTTFKRPNSLYEVLRVERNATPLEIKTAYRSLAKIYHPDALEFKQQDDQDFIEIHNAYATLSDPEARAVYDQKCRRKTGLYTNGFNTTRRWETDQCW